In a genomic window of Muntiacus reevesi chromosome 1, mMunRee1.1, whole genome shotgun sequence:
- the SOX30 gene encoding transcription factor SOX-30 isoform X2 — translation MERARPEQPPQQRQLPRAIPPRPLRPAPPPLPVEGASFRAAAAEPCPSPPTPCAAAIATVASSCGEASASGVQPGARRLLQVRPEQVLLLPPGPPLPQAREEGAATSPAQARLLQLRPELLLLPPPAPASEGVPCRPELHPLQPRALHVKVEKQEPGSGLDLLAGPRRAVEACPKTSRTVKAEGSGPLNSRRGDEKNGRFEAEEMVSYAAKGGEGKSLAVLREGVIKTEAPERLREDCRLSTEPASNGLAHGSKDVILTQPSSAFGPHQQDLRIPLTLHTVPPGARIQFQGPPPSELIRLTKVPLTPVPIKMQSLLEPSVKIETKDVPLTVLPSDAGIPDTPFSKDRNGHVKRPMNAFMVWARIHRPALAKANPAANNAEISVQLGLEWNKLSEEQKKPYYDEAQKIKEKHREEFPGWVYQPRPGKRKRFPLSVSNVFSGTTQNIISTNPTTIYPYRSPTYSVVIPSLQNTITHPVARALIVGLPLAMEIFQVQCQNALVIMKTGTKNTRLCFQL, via the exons ATGGAGAGAGCCAGGCCGGAGCAGCCGCCTCAGCAGCGCCAACTGCCGCGGGCCATCCCGCCGCGCCCGCTGCGCCCTGCTCCGCCCCCGCTGCCCGTCGAGGGCGCCTCCTTCCGGGCAGCGGCCGCGGAGCCCTGTCCGTCGCCGCCCACCCCGTGCGCGGCCGCCATTGCGACCGTCGCCTCGTCGTGTGGGGAAGCCTCGGCGTCGGGCGTACAGCCAGGGGCACGACGGCTGCTGCAGGTGAGGCCGGAGCAGGTGTTACTGCTGCCACCGGGGCCACCACTGCCTCAGGCCCGGGAGGAAGGCGCCGCCACCTCTCCCGCGCAGGCGCGGCTGCTGCAGCTGAGGCCCGAGCTGCTCCTGCTGCCGCCGCCGGCCCCCGCGTCTGAGGGCGTCCCCTGCAGGCCTGAGTTGCACCCGTTGCAGCCCCGAGCGTTGCACGTTAAGGTGGAGAAGCAGGAGCCGGGATCCGGCTTGGATCTGTTGGCTGGGCCTCGGAGGGCCGTCGAGGCGTGCCCGAAAACCTCCAGGACGGTGAAGGCAGAAGGCTCCGGGCCCCTCAACAGCCGCCGAGGGGACGAGAAGAACGGCAGGTTCGAGGCGGAGGAGATGGTGAGCTACGCAGCAAAAGGCGGAGAAGGCAAAAGCCTGGCAGTCCTCAGAGAAGGAGTCATCAAAACGGAGGCGCCTGAGAGACTTCGAGAGGACTGCAGGCTCAGTACAGAGCCCGCGTCCAACGGCCTGGCCCATGGCAGCAAGGATGTCATCCTGACCCAGCCGTCCAGTGCCTTTGGGCCACATCAGCAAGACCTCAGGATCCCTTTGACTCTTCACACCGTACCCCCCGGGGCCCGGATCCAGTTTCAGGGACCTCCACCTTCAGAGCTGATACGATTGACCAAGGTCCCGTTGACACCAGTGCCTATTAAAATGCAGTCCTTACTGGAGCCTTCTGTAAAAATTGAAACCAAAGATGTCCCGCTCACGGTGCTTCCCTCAGATGCAG GAATACCAGATACTCCCTTcagtaaggacagaaatggtcatGTGAAGCGACCCATGAATGCATTTATGGTTTGGGCAAGGATCCACCGGCCAGCACTAGCCAAAGCTAACCCAGCAGCCAACAATGCAGAAATCAGTGTCCAGCTCGGGTTAGAATGGAACAAACTTagtgaagaacaaaagaaacCCTATTATGATGAAGCgcaaaagattaaagaaaagcacagagaggaatttcctg GTTGGGTTTATCAACCTCGTCCAGGGAAGCGAAAACGCTTCCCTCTAAGCGTTTCCAATGTATTTTCTGGTACCACACAGAATATCATCTCTACAAATCCAACAACAATTTATCCTTATCGCTCACCTACCTACTCTGTGGTAATTCCCAGCCTACAAAACACCATCACTCATCCAGTTG